The window TGGACAACGATTATGCGGTGTGGCGCGCGTTCGAGAACCGTTATTGGCCCGCCCTTTATTTTATAGATACGCAAGGACGCATTCGTCATCATCACTTCGGCGAGGGAGAATACGAGCGATCGGAACAGGTCATTCAACAGCTCCTGTCTGAGTCTGGAACGGGTCGGGTCGGTCAGGAAATGGTCAAAGTTAACGCTCGCGGTTTCGAGGCTGCCGCCGATTGGAACAGCCTGAAATCCCCTGAAAACTACCTCGGCTACGAAAGAACGGAGAATTTTGCCTCTCCCGGTCGCGCGGAGTTAAACAAGCCTCATTTATATACCGCCCCCGTGCAATTGAGACTTAATCAATGGGCACTTTCGGGCGAATGGACCATCGGCAGACAAGCCATTGTACTGAACCAGTCCGGCGGGCGGATTGCGTATCGCTTCCACGCCCGCGACCTGCATCTCGTCATGGGTCCAGCTGAGCGAGGAACGTCCGTGCGGTTTCGTGTGCTCATAGACGGGCAGCCAGCAGTCGCGGTTCGCGGGCTTGATGTCGATGAGAGAGGGGAAGGCACGGTTACCGAACAGCGGTTGTACCAATTGGTCAGACAGCCAAAGCCCATCAGCGATCGCCAGTTCGAGATCGAATTTCTGGATGCTGGGGTGGAGGCGTTTGCGTTCACATTTGGTTGATCTACACAAATAGATACGCATTCGCAACGA of the Trichocoleus sp. FACHB-46 genome contains:
- a CDS encoding thioredoxin family protein yields the protein MFKKINHNRRYFLTTMIKTIAAIQLGMSGCTTQHATSATAKLPIEGELPSLVGAIAWLNSQPLTVDELRGKVVLINFCTYTCINWLRQLPYVRAWAEKYQDQGLVVIGVHTPEFEFEKDISNVRRALTEIRIDYAIAVDNDYAVWRAFENRYWPALYFIDTQGRIRHHHFGEGEYERSEQVIQQLLSESGTGRVGQEMVKVNARGFEAAADWNSLKSPENYLGYERTENFASPGRAELNKPHLYTAPVQLRLNQWALSGEWTIGRQAIVLNQSGGRIAYRFHARDLHLVMGPAERGTSVRFRVLIDGQPAVAVRGLDVDERGEGTVTEQRLYQLVRQPKPISDRQFEIEFLDAGVEAFAFTFG